The following are encoded together in the Lactuca sativa cultivar Salinas chromosome 1, Lsat_Salinas_v11, whole genome shotgun sequence genome:
- the LOC111899367 gene encoding 2-alkenal reductase (NADP(+)-dependent), producing MEEVRNHQVILKDYVNGSPKESNMLLKTSSTIPLKLPQDSNGVLVKNLYLSCDPYLSLLMSKGQVGYLESFTPGSPITGFGVAKVVDSEHSNFKKGDIVWGLTGWEEYTIITTPETLFKIQDADVPLSYYTGILGMPGMTAYYGFYEICAPKKGEYVFVSAASGAVGQLVGQFAKLTGCYVVGTAGSNEKVEMLKSKFGFDEAFNYKEEQDLDAALKRYFPEGIDIYFENVGGKMLEAVLLNMRVNGRISVCGMISQYNLNQEEGVRNLSSIIMKRLLVKGFIIFDNFDLYPNYLEMVIPLIKEEKICYIEDVANGLESAPTAFIGLFLGKNVGKQVVFVARE from the exons ATGGAAGAAGTGAGAAATCATCAGGTGATATTGAAGGATTACGTTAATGGCTCCCCCAAGGAATCAAACATGCTCCTTAAAACTTCCTCCACCATCCCCCTCAAGCTCCCACAAGATTCCAATGGCGTCCTCGTAAAGAACCTTTATCTCTCATGTGATCCATACCTGTCTCTTCTGATGAGCAAAGGTCAAGTCGGTTACCTTGAATCCTTCACTCCTGGTTCG CCCATAACAGGATTTGGAGTCGCTAAAGTTGTGGATTCTGAGCATTCAAACTTCAAGAAAGGTGACATTGTTTGGGGATTGACTGGATGGGAAGAATACACCATTATCACTACTCCAGAAACCCTTTTCAAGATTCAAGATGCAGATGTCCCTCTTTCATATTATACAGGAATCCTTG GTATGCCTGGTATGACTGCTTATTATGGCTTCTACGAGATTTGTGCTCCAAAGAAAGGAGAGTATGTCTTTGTTTCAGCAGCTTCTGGGGCAGTCGGTCAGCTTGTCGGGCAGTTTGCAAAGCTGACCGGATGTTATGTTGTTGGGACTGCTGGAAGCAACGAAAAG GTTGAGATGTTGAAGAGTAAATTTGGATTTGATGAGGCTTTTAACTACAAGGAAGAGCAAGATCTTGATGCAGCTCTCAAAAG GTACTTTCCGGAAGGAATTGATATATACTTCGAGAACGTTGGTGGGAAAATGTTGGAGGCAGTGCTTTTAAACATGAGAGTAAATGGAAGGATTTCGGTTTGTGGAATGATCTCACAATACAATTTAAATCAAGAAGAGGGTGTGAGGAATTTGTCAAGCATAATAATGAAAAGACTTCTTGTGAAGGGATTTATTATATTTGATAACTTTGACTTGTATCCAAACTATCTTGAAATGGTTATACCTTTGATAAAAGAAGAGAAGATATGTTACATAGAAGATGTTGCAAATGGGCTTGAAAGTGCACCTACGGCTTTTATCGGGCTTTTTTTGGGCAAAAATGTTGGGAAGCAAGTGGTGTTTGTGGCGCGTGAATGA